DNA sequence from the Ischnura elegans chromosome 8, ioIscEleg1.1, whole genome shotgun sequence genome:
CGTCAAGAATAGATCAAGAAGTGGGTGACagatcaaaaaatgtaaaaatacatttctctttatttttcaaactctatcacattTGAAGATGATATAAAAATGGTGTACGAGAAGGAATGGTTAGCTGAGTGAATATAATCAAGGCTCTAccacatttttatgcaaaaagtcAATAATGATGAGCACCTAATATTGTATGTATGTAGCATGGGGAGATGCAGTCGGAAACATCCATGCTATCTTTCTACATTCCAGATGCCTAAGGCCTATCATGCCGGGTGGCAAACATGAAGATTTGCGCAAGTTCATCCTGTATTCATCTTATGCATGGGGTGCTCCTATGCTCATTTTATTGGTCACCGTAATCAAGGATTTCACTAAGGAAGTAGATCAGCAGCCTACAGTTGATGACTGGTGTACAATAGGGAGTGAGTGATCAATTTCTTTCTAGTTGCATGCACTTTATCAATAGtgatatttgaatatttcttaTATGCATATACATAGATGTACCTCATTGTACCCTTCAGCATTGAggcattttaattcaattttatacattACAGTCAATTGTGAACAAGTCtgtaatatataaaatacaacTTACGTAATACATTACTTTCAGTAGCATGAGATTGATTAATACGTTTTGGGTTCTAAAATGTGTACGTATTACACAAATTGCACAAAATCAATGTTTGTGAACTACGTATACATAAATTCAATATATGTactaattttaaacaaattaaaacagGATTTCCTGTATGCATTTGttcataaattaacaaaatattttatttaattaattttagttaattccacgtcgactcatttttggcagacgacagtttcgggcacgttctagctcccgtcttcgggtccaactGATCTGCAGAGCAAGCTGCAATTCTTTATGCAAATATAAGGCTAGTCAGGCACACGCTGATTTGAtcggtttgaattccattgttgaaAGAGCCTTTTGAATGACGAAACTAAAGGATATCCGTCCTCCCTCTTGAAGTTCTTTTCATGATTCCCAAATTCGGAACTAatccggaaaccaatcatcaatttaatcaccatgGAAGCCCCcgtaataataatttacttacttTTACTTAGTTACATCATGGGTTAGTTGGtagccgacgggcagaacacctcAAGGTGATGATGATCACATCACTGCTAATatgttaagtaaaaaaatgataaacaagaATATATTTATGATGTCCAACCCCATTTTTCCATGAAAAGCATCAATTTAAAAATGACGAGGCATACTTTACATATATGATCTTCTTTTACTAAAACCTACACTAagcctcttttttttaattcacagctTTCCGGAACTGGAACTACAGGAAGTACCCCATGTACACTCTGCTGTCCATCAATGGACTTATTTTTGGACTGACAGCCTTCAAGATATATTCTCTGAAGCGGGACACTTCAAAAAGCATGAGTCATGACAGCCGACGCCACAGCAGAGATGGGGACAATGGCAATGCAAGGTAGGGGAGAAAACACTATTACTTTGGTTGGAAAGCATGGATAGCTGTAATAATTACACGAACTCCCTAAATTACCAACAGGTGTTCCAAAGACTTACCAAGGAGAGAGGTTTTTCCGAATACATACTATACTTTGTGTACAGTGGGGACTTTGCCATTATTTCTGTATGAGGAGGCTAATGAAATAAAGAGGTTTGATTGGCTGACATTAAAATGTGTGAGGACAGAACAAAGACAGtaaagattttgaaaatgcagGGTAATGcaaggtggggggaggggggagatttTGATAAACAGCACCTTATTACGGCTGGCATGCACTCATGGctgaaataattttgctaaaacCAGAACAACACAACGCTTGAACTTGCCCAACTCCAAGAATTGACTAAAAGATGCAGTTTCCAGTGTAAtatggtggaaatatttgataattaacaaaatgaaaagtACATATAAGAGTATTTCCACACTAATTTATTGCAATAGGCCCAGGTTTTTGGCACATACATAATGTCATTTTGAAGTTACGTTTTGGAATATGATGCCATTCCTTGAAAGTGGTATTATTTGCTGAAACTTTATTTGGTTGAAATAAATTAgtatggaaataatgatgaagtaCTTATCATTATGAAAGAATTGATTTATGATAAGAATTATTTAAAGAATCTACCAATCAACTTTGACTGGAACTAGTTTTCAAATTCCCAGAATTCGATCATTAAATTCCTTCCTTTAAATTCTTTCCACGGCTATTGCATTCCTCAGATAAGTGAAAGTTTCACTATCTCTTATCTATTGCAGCATAGGAttccaaaaaatgttttgaaaacaattttttaggCTAAACCATCCTCAGGTAGCAAAGTTAATGCTGGTAACCATGTTGAAAACACTTTGAATGAtagaaggaaacatttttttcttgcgcttattaataattatttacgaATGCACTTTTATTTATCTTGAATGAAGAGAGAACACAAATGCTTATTCAGaacttaaacaaattaaataaaaagcaaTGAATATTTGATGGTTTGTAAATTGTATTTGTTTGATcttgaattatttcactttaGAGTAATCAAGTCTTGTTCACTCCCATACCATAAATAAATCATCAGTGAAGAACATGTGCAATTTTGAGACGGTTAATTTTACTTAAACTACTTATCATCGTCTATCTTTTACTTTCAAAATGAAGTACTCTGATTTAAGAACAAAAATAGCTTGAGAAATTTTGAGAATCTTACCCCTGGTACCTCACGATTGGTGGACAATTTAAAAGTGTGGTTTGCAAAGCTATAATGTTAGTAAAGTTTGTGAAAGTGATTGTATTCTATAGCATAGATAACATGACTTCCTACTTTCCACCACAACAaagattcaaaatttaatttttatagctcccTATTTTTCATACAAATGACTCCAGATCTCAAATAAATACAAAGTAAAGCCagtgataatttttctcttttcaggacAAAAATGTATTTCAGGCTCCTGCTACTGATGGGTTTCCATTGGGTTCTGGAACCAGTGACTAAAGCACTCCATACACCGTTTCGACTCAACAAGAAGTGGTACCTTCGTGTCATTTGGTACTTGTTTGCCCTCGTCAACAGACTGCAAGGAGTATTCATCCTCATCATGTTCATGGGAAATGCAAGGCTCACCGGCTCTGTTTGGCGCAAGCTGTTTAAATCTCGTCTGTGGGCCAATATAACGAGCAAAATCATCGAAGTATCGTCATCCTCCAATAAAACTTCATCAGGAATTGAACTGGAGGAAGCATCATCAAGTTCCAAGGCGGGAAATCCTTCAAAGAGAACCAGCAATGCTACACTTGTTGATATGGGAGACTTTTCCCCAGGCCCAACAAAAGGAACTAGGTCTCAATCCATTGATGCAGGCCAAATACCTACTGTGTCTGGCCTCGTAGAGAGCAAAGTAAGGAGATGGAGTACTGATACGTGCTGTACGGATATTGAATCCGATACATTCACCACTTGCCCAGATGCTTCCACAAGGAAAAGAAAGGAGTCTATCAGTGTTTCCTTCAAGCTTCAAGATGAAGGCCTGCCTGGATTGTCGGTGCAAGAAGGAATAGAAGAGGAGCATGGGGGTGAATCAATTAGTCTTACAGATGAGAGCAAAGAAGATCAAGAGCAGAAAGATGCATCAAGCAATCCGCAGCATAAAAATGAATCCGAAAATTGTGATATACCAAGGGATTCAATGACTCCAATGCCATCCAATCATACAAAAGATGATACAGGCGACATTTCCTCAGTGACTCAGGATAACAGAATTGGAACAAAAAAAGACACGGAAAATCTCGTTACTTAATGCACAAGATTTTAAAGAACTACTTGCGAGCAAGAATTTCTGAAAATAGCACGGCAACTAATATGAgagatcagaaaaaaattaacagcatCGTGTGGGGAAGACAACAAGAAGATCTGTGAGTCCACAAGTGCTATGACgatcttgaaaattttttgtgcCCCATTTTTTCCATGCAATCGTATTTATTACACATCAAATGCCAATGGTAGCTTCATTATTTCATAAGCAAAGTCATCACCAAATTCGGACCCAAGAGATGACTGCAGCATAAAAGTTATAGTCTTACAGCAGCATTATGTTATAGTCTTTGGACTGGCAATTTAACAGATAATTTGTGGAAGCAACAATTGAACCACAAACTCTCTGCCATAGCAAGAAGGCAGGATAGTTTCAATGGTAGGTCAAAATTTTAACTTGGCACCCATATGGATTTGGATATTGCTCCAATTCATCAGTAATATTCCTCACTACAAAGGAAAACCAGCAAGATATTCATGATGATTTTCTGCCGTTTGCAGCACTGTATGATAtaaatgatacataaaaaatgtgcATTGTTTTTACTAAGCAGTATAAAGGAAGGGACTTGAGTTTGTAAGGAATGAATGATTTTGTATGATGTAGCACTTGCACAGTGAATAACATGTAAGAAGCACAAAGGTtattcttaacctttgtgcatcatgaaggagtttcaccatgttacgccaccacCATTGCATTTAACATGTAAGAACTTTTCTCAGGTTTGCCAATGGGTAAAAATATCAAAGGCTGCCTTTAATTCTCTTGTGAGTGAAATGCTGTGAGTTCGTTATTccatgcattttatttaaatgatcatACATTCGTCAGGGACTACTCAGGAACAACATCATAGTCAGGTGTACGTACCTGTGTTGTCCATTATGATGACGTTCCACATCAAAACCATATTGACCGTTCTTAGTTGGTTAAATAAATTATGGGGCATAAGAAAGTCTTAGCTTTTCATTGACAACCATTAGCAGATTCCTCTAGGTCATGCTGGAGACAACTATGTATGTACTTCAAATTTTCTTACCTGGTGGTGAAACTGAGCAAGTTCACATTATGAATGATTTTAAATCATTCTCCTGGGATCATATTGGTGTTAATGCATACAGAAATAGAAAGGCTCCTCATATTATTTTTAACTGTAAAAGATACATGTTGACTTATGTAGATGTGTTTTCAACCATGACAACTAACCCCTTCAGTTTGTTACCCAAGGCCATAGCTAGAACAATTTCTTGGGGGAGGGTCAGCCAAGCTAATGGGAAGTAGACATATTTTGCGACGGTTGGTAATTTGGATAGGGGTACACGTAAAGACATATGTACCTCCTGAACATTTTGGGGGGGATCTGAACCCCCAGAACCCTGCTTTCTATGGCATCATTTTTAATGCCACtatatgggaatatagatgtgtATTTCAAACAAATATTACAGGCAGCTAAGGCTCTGGTTTCTAAGACCCACGCATCCATGGCTGGTTGATGGGTAATGGCATGATCACATACTAGTTGCCTTTACATCAGCTCTGTGCAGCTCTGGTTTCCACATATAGAAGATGGCGCAAGTGCATGATTGTGCTCCATGATCACGGACCTGTCACTCAGTAGTTGCCTCCCAAGCAACTTGTGCACAACAAAACTAGCGTGGCACAGTGTCCATAATGCTGCTTCCATTGTTGCGCTGTGGTTTGACACATCCTTGTGAAGCACTTTCCTGGATGCAGCTGTGCGggcagagatttttttaaaggccAAGTGAGATTTTCTTCTATGCAAGAGATTTTTTCCACTGGAATTCTggtcatttctatttttctattaaaaatatgctttccatGCCAAAATGTAGCCATTTATTAGTggtaaatatcttcaaaattgaGCTATTTATTAATGGTACATATCTCCAGGGCATAGACAGTTTCAATGTTTAGCATTTAACTTAAAAACATTTAAGTATCATTTGCCATCAAGAATACAAACTATGCAATGCGTCAaggattaataaataagaaataaatatataatttctatGTAGAGAATTCGAATAATACAACAGCAAaggattataaatatgtataaggtGCGATTCTACTGAGCTTATTTTCAGGTGAATAATGGCAATTGAATGTGGAAGTGTAAAAATGGTTTGAATGGAAATAACTATTCGATTCTTCCTAAGACTTTGCGGCACAAAAACATCCAATTTAGCTGGACCTTATTTTAGATCTAGAGCTAGAAAAATAACCTTTACAGCTCATAAAGTACGAAATAATCCTTTCTTGAtgctattttagattttttaaataatttgtctGGGTATAAAAACAAGGCTTATGTTGGGTTTAAGAGTGTGATCATGCAAAGTGTTCCTGGATAATGAGCAAAGAAACATCATTAAGtgaataattttccattaatcTGGCACAATATTCTGCATGTTATACTGTTTTAGGATCTATAAATAATGGCTACCATAGGAATAGctcaaaatatagaaaataagagaaaattttcaattattcgaCTTATGTGAATTACCTACTCCCAGTGGGTGCTACCGAGCTCCAGATATGGATTCAATAAATCAGCTTAACTTTCAGCGTTGCATGcagttttttgatttttcatcagATATCTCTTGAAAACACGATAATAAATCCCTGGTATGATTTGATTTACAGATATATACATAGTTAAACATTAGATTTACTGTATTTCAAGTCAAAAGTCACTTTAATCGAGGCCCAGCCTTTTGTACAAGGACATCCAAAACCAGTTTAGTTGtagaaatttagtaaaaataaaattatcttattaACACAATCATTTTTCAACCCACAAAAATTTTTCAGTAGCATCAACAGATACTTAACCtgcaacatttttcaagaaaactgCTGTTCCTTAGAAAGTTCTATCATGCCTACATGTAGactacaaaaaatacataaggTCTATGCCATCTCATCAGCATCAGTAGTTTCTCAGTCAATTGCTTCACAGCATTGAAGACAATGAGATATCATTGATAAACATCAGAATTATTGCATTACGCAATTGATACAGTTAAGACCCTAAATGAACACCTAAAGGCCTTGATTGACTTACTGTGCCTGTGCTAGAAGTGACCTATGTTCATAGAAGCAAATCTTGTGCATCCATAGTTAGTAGGCTCTATGTCAAGGCCAAATCTCCGCTATATTCTCGATTCTTGGCCTAGAACTactaaaattcttaattattttgtgGGACGACATCATTTAATCATGTCAAAAATATACAGGAATGTTAACTTAATATGTCACATGATACCGCAAGGCCCAGAATAATTACATCCATGGAGATGGAGACCTCGAGCCATAACAAGACTAGCCTGAGAGTCTGTTTTCCGAGCATGATTACCTTGAAATCTAGTGGGAGTTGAACATTAATTTCATCTGACTGGAATCTCAAAAAGGCACTCACTTGCACAGCCTCAATGATCATGCCACCACAAAGTATAAACCAAGCAGCCACACCTCTTGGAGACCAGTGCTGAAAGTAGGTATTTCATTTTACTAATACCAATTTGCTTCTAAGTGAATGTATACAATGTTTCTAATCAAGTATTGTATTTAAACTACAAagcttcaataaattttttataaaaaaattctaactacataattatattccattaaatactaaaaaaactgATACTGTATATTAGCAAGGATTAATTATGGAAATTCGCCAATCTTATACAAACTATTGccaatttttctaattatattaatgagaaaaatttgttctataaaaaattaactactgTTGGCATCAAAATGATTTGCCACTGTACtttactacagtggaacctcgttaaagcgagtacgggctatagcgacacccccgctattacgagggatagccgatgcaccgtcaattgaccctataataagcgtgttaaaaaattcgtttttacgagaccctatggtgttggctctcgccatagcgagggtttcaccgccgaaagactttcatcaagactccttaaacTCTGTAATTGCCAGCGATCTgtaagaaatgaagttaatggagtgctcagtctcaaatttatgtggtaaactgtcgttagataaatataatgattgacgaaacaatgctttgcatgatttttattcagtgtggcgcttataaattgtttgaatagttagtcgttatttgagtaaggaaatttagtgatgcaaaaaaacatcgcctttctcctggatttatgcttacgtttatcggatagatgtttatctgtcgccgcaccactcctgttcctgtatatctgttcgcaacaggtatattggctattatttgctccacctccggtaaagcgacaattcgctatagcgagtgtttattagtacaccgtggggtgtcgttatatcgaggttgcactgtaatttatatctggacttcagtgcatgccataataatgagtAATGCATCATTTTAAAGgtacttttaatttcaattctaatttattttttgttttatgaaaatttcaaaaatcaagacacgcgagtgcaatgcaataaatgactccatgcatcataaaattagccatttgtcaacttcatgaactttgtaactcaacctatggaaaactactacgtctacaaccttcatcttccacaataagttgtaagcattaatgtagattaacaaaatggcttttgtgtattttaatattGCATATTTCGATGTAAAATAACGAAAGTGTTTAAACAAcctctagtcctacagtttatccagaaagaaaaaataaatttgatagaaacattgcttaatttattttcattattctatgacccataatctataaaaatattgatatttgtgaatgttagtAACTACTATTAATATCATGTTCCCAAACGGGGCCGCGCTgggccagtgccggttaccaggaagcTGTTTCGCACGCAAGACAATGCAGCATTCGTTTACTCcgccatattttttaatgcccatatataacctatactacataaaaatcatgtattttcggatcatggaaaaattgaaaataaattaagaagtgtttcaatcaaatttattttttctttcgagatAAACTGTAGGACTacatagtgtttaaacattttcataatttacaacaaaatatgcgttctaaaaatattcaaaagccATTTATTattctacattaatgtttgcaacttattgtggaagatgaatgttgaagacgtagtagttttcccagGGTTGAGTAacaaagttcacgaagttgacaaagcggctaattttatggtgcgcggagtcatttattgcactcgcatgacttgatttttgaaattttcataaaacaaaaaataaattagaattgagaataaaattaactttaaaatgatccattattcatcattatggcatgaactgaagtccagatataaatttgcaaagtacagcggcacatcattttgatgccaacGGTAGTTGAAGATGAATCACCTCAATGAAACTAAATGATGAGTGATTCCTCTTTTGCAGCAGCTACAATACCTAATATGAGGTACATACATGCTTAATATTTGCTACTTGCCCAgccaaaaaagtatttacagagaCCTAAGCGATATGAAAAGCATGAACCATACGTGGGTGCATAAAAATATGCAGGGCAGAAATCATGAGCTGTGAGATGGTCTCTCCCAGAAATAAGAAGAAATTCTGAACGATGTTGAAACCTAGACATGCAGCAGTGTCAAAAGTAGCAGCTTTATAGATTAATATGGTCTGAGAAAGTTTCTCAGAATGCATGGAGAACATTTCCACCAAAAATAAGCTATGCATGTTTACTGCAGAGCTGAATATCCCTTCCCTGTTCCAGATTGTTGTGGGACCAACAGGTGAGTGCCGAGTGAACGTTATTCTGCAAGGTGAGACCCACCGATGGGTCATGCCTTTTTTTCACCTTCTTGCTACTGCTTGGAGGTGGCAGCGTAATCGGTGGCCTACTGCCAGTGAGAGCAGGAATGGGGCAAGTTGAGAAAGACAGGAAAGTAACAATAGGTAGGGTCCATTGTGGAAGGGGAGAATTCTGGAGACCTTCCATGAGGATCACAAGCCAGAGGGGGGATACATCAGCTGAGGAGATTAATACACCTCTCCAGGTGCTTCATCTCCAATCTCAGTCGCTTCATCTCGGGTTCCTCACGTGATGATGAAGCCGAACTTAAGTAAGACGGGCAGCCAAGGAAAACAGAAGGTACTGCACCAGCTTTCAGTCTAGGTGTTGGCAATTTCACTGTAATTACCTTGCCAGTCTTCTCATAAAAGGTGGATGTTTCCGAGGAAACATCATGAGTCAGGAAATGCTTAATGCATACCTAAAGTACAAGGGAAAATAGTATTGCATGATTACAGTATACAAATACAGAACCTCTTTAAACTAAAAACAAGGGGCCATTGTGAGAGCCTTCTACAAACATTAGTATTAAGATATTTCAGCAAAAAACTAAATaccaaaatatattataatatatctcGTCATTGCCTGGTTACAcaagatgaatgaaaacataagagATAACGTACGAGTGCACGTTCCAACAAATAACAACAACCTACACGAATGCATTGATTATGGATGGCCATAAAATAGTATCGGTTCAACTTTTGTCCAAACCCTCGTATATTAactcgtaaatattaattaattctaCAACCAGGCATTAAGATTGTTCACACCCTTGCCAACTTACCTTAGAATATGCCGTAGGTATGAAATTCTCCCTCGGAATACTCCTAATCCATTTCTTCTTCAGCTCGTCATCTTCCAGGAAACAAAAAACGGAAACCTTCTCACCACCCGCATAATTGCCTCGGCAGTGAGGTACACAGCACTTATTCACCATTATCCACTCGTTAACTTTAAGAACTTTTTGATTGAAATCACCGAAATCCGCGCAAAACTTCACTGATACACACAGGCACGCACGCAGGATACACGTTTTCACTGTACTTTTCACGTTATTTATTATTAGGTCTCGCTAGCAACGAGAGGGTTGCCAGACTTTGCTAGGCCTCTGCCTCACGACGTCAGAGGATTTCAAACCTTCAGCACTCAGGCCTTAGTCTAGGTGGTGTTGCCCCAGGTCACCTTTCCTTATACATgccttttttttcgatttacagcagactcccgactatccggctgcggtttatccaggttgcggattatccgtgcatgattttcactctcgctcaactTTTCCGCAGtcttcacataaaaataaaatcagacgcaaaatcatcgcagcttattatttccgtaaGAATCCTCTACGCAAAATGGAGGCGATCGCgggctagctgcattcacaggagcaccgtTTTCTTGTTTTTGAAGTCTCGCAGTGCGCGTCCTCGCTCCTTGATCACAGATGcaagtcccgcagcagttgcaacccgggcaactcaTGCAAGATGcgactacgtggcatggtgcctgacagtgtagtttccgacgtcgagcagtggttttgaagcattcgtgcagaCTACTTTTCTCTATCGGTGATCACACAGCCAacgatgtgtggtttttgaaaccaggccttacatggagcattagcaatacgagtacaaccatgttatcaccgctaaaaagatcacaaacaggcgaagaaagctcttaattagtccaggaagcactctaaaataacagaacaacagcataaataataaaatattgtttgttttaggtaaattatgaacattgaaagacaattaagtgaaagtttgggttatctgtgttttccaattattcgtgccatctctccccatcactagcccgcataatcaggagtgtactgtagcTGAGCTAAGCCATTCACAGCCAACATCACCCATGATACAAGTTACCGAGGGGAAGACTTTGTGCATTTAGCACTCCAGGTtgggaatatttatttgtttcatagtTAGCTATGTTCTTTGGAAGAGGGTGCACTTAAAGAGGGGGGTGGTGTATGGGCTTTGAAAATGTCTTTTGATGCTGGTTTTGTCGCTACGCTTATCTGCAGTTTTTTGTTTCTTATATTATTCTGCCAATAAAGGCAGTGACACTCCTGTGTCACAATGGAACCAGTAGGTTAGGGATCTAGCCATTTGAACAATATTCCTCACTGGAGAGATTCGTGAATAGCAGGCAAGGGTCTCACTAAAGGGCTCACTAAATGTACTCTTGATACGTAGCAGTaaatatgtacagtggaacctcgttaaagcgagtacgggttaTAGTGAGACCCcggctattacgagagatagccgatgcaccgtcaattgaccctataataagcgtattaaaaaattcgtttttacgaggcccttttggtgttggctctcgccgtAGCGAGGGTTTCACTGCCGGAAAAACTTataccaagactccttaatctctgtaattgctagcgatctgttagaaatgaagttaatggagtgctcagtctcaaatttttgtggtaaactgtcgttcgataaataagtagttaattttggtgaaaatattgtggcattagcattcgcgaatacttgatcttcttttgttcctcgggcggcagaaagcagtcgtcagcatacccgcacgtccatgaattgcatgaatagaaagcatttgacggaacacaccatggccaaaaaaacaccaaacacttctaagcgagaaaataaaaattaaggagtaatatgaggtatattggctattatttgcaccacctccggtaaagcaacaattcgctatagc
Encoded proteins:
- the LOC124163855 gene encoding G-protein coupled receptor Mth2-like; translation: MLPADAKMPHRLLLASIAVLLHCSIGGECAEGGPGRRGGGRPCPEALQEFMPGSVVREDGSAWDPETSTLYPNGTFWIVHDVETNETNVFGCPCNLGRPCLRKCCQMGMALDSNGVCVERENATLADGGSWFKPVLSERHGKNVISVDGNAFRLGLLTDKPCRHEESKELRLLNESESYIRASDASLCIIGEEKEECMNVTNFCHDYIVDKGTYESIFCPPKKKKDKGWSVKFQHTKEEHFIVNVFKYFTQTISSIALLFMVILYAAAPELRSLHGKCHMSHAISLLIYYSLQSLLMYGSESLRTAKGICFLLGPGEIYFYLAPLTWLNVMSIDIMMAFLCLRPIMPGGKHEDLRKFILYSSYAWGAPMLILLVTVIKDFTKEVDQQPTVDDWCTIGTFRNWNYRKYPMYTLLSINGLIFGLTAFKIYSLKRDTSKSMSHDSRRHSRDGDNGNARTKMYFRLLLLMGFHWVLEPVTKALHTPFRLNKKWYLRVIWYLFALVNRLQGVFILIMFMGNARLTGSVWRKLFKSRLWANITSKIIEVSSSSNKTSSGIELEEASSSSKAGNPSKRTSNATLVDMGDFSPGPTKGTRSQSIDAGQIPTVSGLVESKVRRWSTDTCCTDIESDTFTTCPDASTRKRKESISVSFKLQDEGLPGLSVQEGIEEEHGGESISLTDESKEDQEQKDASSNPQHKNESENCDIPRDSMTPMPSNHTKDDTGDISSVTQDNRIGTKKDTENLVT